From the genome of Ptychodera flava strain L36383 chromosome 13, AS_Pfla_20210202, whole genome shotgun sequence:
TACAGTAGCTCGATGTTTTGCGCGGGGATTGTGGGTTGGGTTTTGCCGTCCCAACAACCCCAGGCAAACCCTTGAGCTACTATACTGCAGCAAAGAGGGGACAAGCTGAACAAGGGGGTAGTCACACATGGAAAGATAGATCATGGGGGTAAAAAGCCTCTATGGATAGATTAACCCTacacctgccagacagtatggtaactggtcgtttcAGCACCAAGTGGTTTCGGCCTCGCAATTTCCGTCCCAAAGTcatttcggcaccgcaacccaagacgtttcggcatccctgttttgatttgttttcaaactatttagtaattgactgaccagtcatattcgtaagcgtgacctttgcgttctgaccagtacttttctgtgcatttgtgcgacatttgccgtgctgttttggCACGGCTTTCAAACatttgccgtgtcggcggctattgctatcgataaacttgtgtcacagatttaaaaacaatatgaagtttttttcttacggtctcttacTATGTTCACACGAAGTGAagcatgatgtacatgtatgttatttgACACTTACTTTTTTAGTGCTTTTATTTgcaacattacgctccagcactagttctcTCAGATAGCCCTGAGCAGTGCCGAAATGTCTTGGgtcgcggtgccgaaacgacttggggcctGTAATCgggaggccgaaacgtcttgggctgAAACGTCTAGAAACCGACAGTATCACCTGAGCATAAAATCGTACTCGTATGTATTTCCATGTATTTCCACCCTCTTTACTAGGTCCGTCATAGCAATTTTAGTCTctaaaaattatgtttacagtATTAACTTTGTCAGGGGGTCTTCAATTGTTCAATTTCAATTTGTACACAGTCCCTCTAATTTGTTATTGTGTACTGTAAACATGGTATTTACATTCTAAAGCTAGATATGACAGGCCTACAACCAGAGCATTCTCATCAGTTGACCTGTCTTTGACATgtatattttccattttaataCACAGACTTCGACCATGAGAATGGAGTTCCTGTTAGATTTTCAGTACCCGCTGGTAGTGAAGTAGGGAACATGAACAATCTTGATATCTCTTCCATGACAAATAACACTGCAAAAGATACTGCCAAAAGACAAACTCTAAGAAGAGAATCTTACAATATTGTGAAAGGTATGTTTTGTGGTCTTTACAAATTCAATATTGtcaatgaatcaatcaatcaagcacAAACGTTTTTCAGCCTCGACCTCTTTCATTGTACTGAAGgtcataccatggaggtagctcaGATATGTGTGCTTCCTCAATGGTCATATACATAAAATATCGTCTTGAAGAGGGGTTGGTGTTCAGGATTTGCTAATACAGAACTTACTCCAGTGAATGTTTGCATCTACAGTGatttaaggatgataaataccttttagacactttcagatttttatttttttctcaattgaacacgtcccaaaccccaataaagtatacattttctgaaagccctgatatagagctatccgaccaagcacagtgcacggtcattatttgcataagagtcacgtgacaagcgttttgctgaaccttccgaaaaccggtttttccggccttatgcgaacacgctgcaagatttccagttggaatttcttcattgacaagccttgacaatatccttcaaaaccgtgtctgcgattttttctcggaggctccattcaaattatatggcgtgataattaaaattccttgaaaagcaccttcgtcaaacacctttaagagcgcattaaaaaataacaaaggcatataaaggaaatcccagacacgaattttgagttcattatgtttccaaaggacggtgtgaatttcaagcagctagtgtttgtgagcgcgaattgacgaggtgccaaagaagggtacttcattcacacattgaattcgagaaaaacgcaaaaaacatgttttgatacttctACTCTACGGCATTTGATAATTAGACGTGCACGAGCCTCAACACGGGCATAATTTGTTACCAAGTGATGATGTCGgcgggaatgacagttgttcagagaaaaagtcccaggaaaataaaataaatcgcggaaaaCTACCAATTTTTGGAACCCTGCGTGTCGACACATCGCCACAGCGAATggcttcagtgggaaaaacaatgacgtcagcagtcattactgatagcgggcgtgtcctaaattcatatgCAGATAAGCTTGTTTGCGTTCCCCAGATAACACTCCCCTCACACGCTATATAGACATTGCAGAACCGTAGACTTGATAGCGTACTATCgcactaattgcaaagttaattctaggacgcgccattgcCCAATAAAATAtcgaatggccctcatttctacgtttgacgcgccactaagggcgcaacattatatgaatgggtcgatcacgcagagttcatgtagttcatacattcgcgtagctccccgaaggtcattacctcagtcatagtgtgacatgtaaaacgattTAGTTACCTATCaacctttgcaattaaataccCACTACAGTATATATGGtggaagctgggtagaaaggactgatgtaggggcaatGGTGTTTTGGAGCCGTACGCATGTGGCATGGCCGATGAATATAAAACAACGGCACTGGCCGCTGCGTAAAGGTGGAAAGCTAGTCGACACTCGGATTCTTAACGCcggtatagttgatgaacccaggatgatcgggcagtcccttaaattgaagcgtttgcaacgtctaccgtccatacaaacgaacgttgaacactgcaaggaaaatatccatgatcgttttgaagagcaacacattttaggtcggacacatctcgttttccagagtagccaggTCTTTGCATAGAACAACACGGCTGTGTAAAACCCATTGgccagaaccaatgatcgtaaatttgataatacatacgagttatgttaaaagttgatgtatcgatcactttatttaggtcgtaCGGTTACAGTCTCGTGCTATATCAGTGTATGAGTAGCCTAATTGTCGATGCGTGCAAATCGAGGGCcactctcggagaaatcctaccggtgcgctaagctttgatcatgatcgtttccacagtcaaaatcacagtccttagcaatttgtacagtAGTTCAAGTCCGACATCATCACATAAGTcacgtaaacaattgaatcaaaccaacGGGTTTGCTGTTGCCATTATTGGGCCTGTTGCGTACGTACAAGGAAAAACTTTGCAGTAGGCTTGGTTGGTTAGGGGGGCCCGATCTccagtattctccttttcttgacttgatagactattgtattttctacagaaaattcaaggtttttacatgtgtgatgatggcccccgattttctaaaatggcccccttgggacaggagttggGGCTAACAGTGGCCCGTTGTTTTTAaatcctagaatgaacactgtgTAATTGTTTATCTAACATTGCAAAAAAGACGTCAACCAACGTAAAGCGGCGCGTGCAGGCTCCGACCAACCCTAAGCAAAGAGTGATAAAACGTCGCACTGCTAAGAAATCGTCGTTGACACGATGTCTTGACCACACCAAGAAAAATGACTTGCTCTCTGGTGTAGACTATGTCTGGAACTGTACGAATACTTgtttattggactaggcttcgacaaacatttaattacgGTTTATTGTTCACAGGCGGAAGTAATCCTGGTGTTTGGAGAAGTCACAGCacgtcattatgtaaattagctagtgCAACGCAACGTTGTGTCACTCAAGATGGATTATGGAAATAGCtatgcaaatgtgtccacaatgtttacaaaagctccccgatttaaccgggatagccacgtgcatttgttttgatttttaaaaatcgttaattacacggaaaccattccttGTCTTGAACTGGCGACACATCTCAATTCTGGGTCCTACTTCAAGgcgtattctcagagaattttgaaaatttgacagaaaaatgaacgatttggtatttatcatccttaataTTTGCAAAGACTTTGGTATGTGTACTGGGTAGGAGGAAAACAGTTTTGGATCCAATATACGGGTACAGTTTCTTTGTTCCCTAGGATGTTCAGTGCATCAGTATCCAAAAGAGAATTAACTCATAACATAACTTATATACTTGGTGACAGATGAAAGATCGGGTCAATCCTCCTGTGAAGACAATGTCACAGACTCTGAGACTCACACTGAAAAGAAAGCAGACGATGAAGATGAGCAAGTGAGTGAAGAGAAAGAAACCACACAAGGTACGAGCAATACTCACTGGTATAAGCACTACTTATTCTGAAAAACTCTGGTTGAAGGATATAACATTTGAGATGAGACCTGTGATTATTACTTTATTACGTCAGAAATCCACTCTCAAGTGGAAATTGACGATACATAATTCAAGTGTCTGAGATGAGGTCACACAATGATGTTACCATTGGGCAGTAGTACACGCCTAGTTTTATTCCAGTTGAGAGTCAAACTTCTATGAGATGTCAGTCACAGGCTTTCTGATATCTGCATGGCTTCTCATTTGCTTCTTTTGGGGTTTGTCTCAGTCCAGAACCACTCATGTTTTTCCAAGACTGGTGAACTTGAGGTCACTACAAATTAAATCAATCACACTCCAGCAATTTATTATTTGTGGAACGTACAAGTTTCCTTCTTTTTCCTGATTTCAGACTACACATTATCacacaaaatctgtttgttGGCACTTTtagaatttaaatatttatgattttcatTCGCTCTTGCCCTTATTTGTGTTTTGGATTTGCTCTTTCAGAATTTTATGTTCAGTGTTTTACTAATATTTGAGAACATAAATAAATAGTTTAGGAACACTGACCATTTCTTTTGTTCTGTGGAATGATTGCCCAGAGAGGGGAATTTCATAACATAACTTATGAACTCCTTGTAAAATGTGCTATAAACATAGGGTATCAAACAAGAATATAGTTTACAAGCATGCGACTTTGAACTTCAAAAGGAAAGAAATTTAGTCACAAATCTGTTTGATGACAGGTCAAAAATCAGGTCAAACCTCTTGCAAAGAAATTGTCACAGACTCAGAGACTCACAAAGCAAAGAAGGAGGATGAAGAAGATAAACCAGtaaatgaagaaaaagaaatcaCACAAGGTATGTGCAACAGAGACCGGTGTAAGGACttattctaaaaaaaattctggtTGAAGATGTATATTTTGACATGTGACCCATGATTATAATTTAATCACGTCAGAAATCCACCTTTGAGTGGAGTTGATGTAATTTAATTCAAGTGTCTGAGATGAGGTCATAAATGTTACCAATAAGTAaacctttttttttttccagttgaaaatcaaaattctaTCTGATGTATATCACACTTATCTTGAGCTTCTCATTTGCTTCAGTGGTTTGTGTACGTCAtaaaacatcaatattttctCCAAGACTGGGGAGTTTTGATATAAAACAGAAACTAGCCTAGAAAAGCAGGGAATACTGGTACTGTTGGAATAAAACATGTCATACACTGTTAATTAGTTCATCagcaacattgcattttaaacTCTGAATCCAATATCACAAAGTTTCACCACATGTGTCACTGATTTTAAATGCACCCTGgttattcccccccccccccaaaaaaaaaaaaaaaaaagaaaaaaatacagaggAAAGAGTACCAAAGAACATAGCCACATCTCTTGAAGCCTGGAGAAGTAAGACCAAAAATTCCAACACAACTGTTGACACAGGAAAAAAGAAGGTTCTGAGGTTAGTACTGTAGTTTATCTACCATGCAACAGTTTGAAGCAATCTCCCTTTATCTACCATGGAACAGTTTGAAGCAATCTCCCTTTATCTACCATGCAGCAGTTTGAAGCAATCTCTGATACTCACATGATCTGAAAGAGCATTATGATTGTGAACCATTGTCACAAATTTCTcaaatcaaattccactgtgtGTGATGTAGCAAATAAAAATGTTCCTATTCCGGAATGATATTAGCCAGCTTTCTGCCGATAGTGCTGTTGGTTGTGTATCACTTTTATTTCGATTACATCAGGTTTTTGTAGCATGCAAAATAGTTAAACAGTTTAATTTGCTATGgtaaaaatttctcaaaatactGGGTTAAGAAATCGagcaataaataaaattgacTAAAAACCAAATTTGGCGATATGATGACATTACTTAACATAtaataaataattgaaaaatgcCTTCTTGTTCATGAAAGCTgatgttacaattttgtcaattactatttatttatttcctaaCTTTGTTACTtagttctttttttttttggaaatcttGCATTCAGGAGGAAAGCAAGACAGCAGCACATTGACAATTCAGAAAAGAAGGTAGCAGTAACCACCCAGATAGTGCAAGGCATTCGTAACACTAGGCGCTCACCTGTTGTGAAAAGCAATGCAAATAAACCAACGCATCCGCGTGCAACCAGGTCACTGGATGGCCCTCTCTCAAAGAAACCCAAGACAGGAAATGAGAACAAGTCACTGGCCTCGGAACAGAAGAAACCGAAACTTACAATGCCTTCCACCCCTACAACTTTAAAGTGAGTAAAATGGTTTCTTCCTCAACACGTAGGTAGTAAATCATATTGAGTGGTTTCCTCTATATTACCATCAACCATTTTAATCAACCAAGGAagtgtttttttcacaaagtctttcacttcctgTAAATGTGTTACAcatgattctttgaaagttttctGTCAGTTACGATGGATTTCTGGACATTGGGCATCTGAACAACTGATGAAATCCATTCGATATCCAGAAAtgctgcatatttgcaaatgtaatggattctctgagtgtcaaaaaacattttgatacaGTGAGTTTAAAAATGGTTTTGTTCTGTCTTGTCAAAATACAGAATTCTTGCTATCTGAATTCATATTTGGTGTAATCAATAATTGATCAAGGAATGATGTATAAACACACTTATTCTGTGATATAACCTGTCAATATGTCTTTCAAAGTAATTGTTACCATTTGTTACAGCAATGTAAAGAAATGCCAATGAGAAATCTTTCTAGGTTTGGCAAAAGGGGTGTCTCGTAAGCCTTCTCTTCAACTTGTATATTTTTGCTTCGTACACATACTTGCAGACGCAATTTTAGCAAACCAGGTGCACAGTCAGTGAAATCATCAGAGGAACTAGAACTTGAGAAGATAGCAGAGTTCCGACACAACCTAGCTGAGAAGCGGAAGCTGGCTGAAGAGTCCCTGAAGAAGTCACAAAGCAATGCTGGTCATCATCCTGTCCGACCAGTGAGCCACGTCACCCGTCCTGCAGGGTTTCATTTCGCTACGGACGACAGAATCAAAAGCCATGCAATGGAAACACGGAATGACGTCAAAGCCAAAAATTTTGTAGAGACCCTGCGGCATCACCCGCCATCTCCTGTAAGTGTAAGTTGAATGATTTATCAACAGGTTGTCCATGGTTGATAATGGTTAAAGTTCAATGGGGTTATCTTATTGTTCTCAAAACTTCATCTTTTTAATGTCCTactacagtcaaacctgtctatactgaaccctgtctaaactggaaacctgtctgAACTGATCCCTTTTCCCACTCCCATTCCAAGAGAATTCTATGTTAAAAGGACCTCTATAAACTGAACACCTCTCCAAACCAAACAAATTGCTCAATCCCTGAatggttcagtttagacagatTTTACTGTAGTTCCATGACCAAGTaaggggtgagcaaatccaaTCATCCAACGTCTAGGACCACCAATTTTTTACACATACATAATCTCATTTTTTTGCTTTTGGTGGTCCGATGGACTAGTGGATTACCGGTATgagaaaaaaatagtgacacTGAAATTGCAGAACCAGTGGATGTATTTTGATATTGGTCTATGGATCATCAGTTTCTTGATTTGTTCACCTCTGCTAGACTATGCCTTTCTTtttaataatgtgtgtaacacttACTACTAAAGCTTTCTGTCTTTTTCAAACTAATACTACAAGTACCAACAGCAAGACACTGTACAAAAAACAGAGAACATGTATATTTTGTACCAAAATGAGACACAGAACTTAttttgaaggcataaaatttcaaacagatcttaAATGAAATGAATTAAAATGGGAATATGTCCAGAAGTGTGCTTGATCAATCTCAATGCTTCTCTAGAGAAAGACTTGAactattgctcaaactttttcaataaatttcCAACCActgtcttaccaaatcaagaattgaAATCAGGGGTCgccttgcaaagtttggtactagaggaaCAAGTTATCTAACATTGACCAATGtttagaattcaaaatggcacccatccctgtgttaactcgatagggaaaaataaaattttctattttcgaaaCTCTAAGACGGTGACAATTTTTCTTGTTCcgagagttttaaaatgagcctgcACAAGTTGCTGATCAGAAAAGTATCAACAGAAAActgaattttgtaaaattttgagtctgaatatctctcccCAAAATGCATTCTACCCTATTCTAGTACCAAAGTGCTgaaatttaaagttttctttattCTTGTCTTTCACCTTGTGCAATACTTACTACTTATACTGATGATATTCAACAACACATTTCCTGTACATTTTAAATGCACATTACTATTAAAATTATGGAATTGTAAGGGTTTTATATAAAAGGGCTCATCATCTGGGGCAAACCATAACCCTAAATGTGTTATACTAATAGTTCCTGTGGTTCAATTGTTCACTTTGTAGCATGATCCTAAGAAAGGACCAACTGTTGCCAAGCCATTCAATTTCACTGATTCACGCAAGAAGCGAAAGCACGACGAAACACAGGAGGAACCGGCGTACAAATCAATGGCTGTTTTAATCAACGAGTTTCAGAGCAGAACGCCAGACAGATTCCGCCTGAAGCCAAGAAGTAGAGGTGAGTTATTTTCCACTGCtgtaaatttcaaatctttGGTCAGAGTGTCATGTTCTTGTCTACATAATTACAGAGTGATGTGATAATAGCAGCTGCTCATACAAGTGTACAAATCTATGTGTACAACAGTTATATTACACACTTATCCTATTGTGAATATACATTATTTCAGTTCAAGATTTGTTTCAAGAACAAAAAGAAAACTTAAGTACAGCAACGTTTTGCTGCAATGACCCTACATGCAGAAAGAATTAACCTAATGCAGTGTACAACTTTTATCAGAGTCAGTTGACCGGTCAACCAGAAGATGAATTGAGATCTTTAAATCATGTTGCCTGTTGCTTTTTTCTGCATCATGAGATAAAAACGAAAGGTTTGATCACACTTTCATTTATGTTTCAGGGAATACGCCACAGAAGAGTGGCAAAGCCACGCAGAAACTAACCATCGCCAAGACACCGTCGTTTGAGACAAGAAACAGGAAGAGAGCTGTTACCGCAATCAGTGCGGCTGAAAGAGAAGAGATGGAAGTCCAGGAAATGAAAAAGTAGGTTGAACGCAAAAATGATAATCAGGGTTTTTAGTCAGTTGTTGCTGTATCACCAAACTgtaagttttaaacttttttcagagatttggtgctagagaaacaaagtgcCTGAAATTTACTCatatttgaacttcaaaatgagtacCATCTCTGTGTTGGTTTTATAAGGAAAattggaaaatcaaatttttgattttttagcaagacaatgaaaacttcaagcCTCAAAATGAATCCACATAAGCAGTGTCCCAGccaagtattgtaaaaatttaagcGTGCATCCACAGCCGAAGCGCACTTATGCTTGGTGTGTAGTACATGTTATGATGTAACTCGAGTATCGTGTCACTCTTCCATGGTTTCCATCAGTATATTGATTGCGGTCACAATACTGGGTGTCAGTGATATCAGTATACCATAGTTCCATAATTATATATCTGTACTCTCCAACTTTTCAAAAACACAAGTAATTGTCTGTCATAAACGTGTCAATCTTTCTCTGAAATTCTTCCTCACAATTCTGACTCATTTTCTCATCAATCATACTAGTCAATCTACCTTTTGAGTAATCATGTAAATGAGTTGAAATAGTTTCTTTACTTTGTCGTTCTCCTTGGGAAGAATTACACTACACTTGATTGAGTTTCATTGTTTGCTGTTTCTTTCCCACATGTAAATTTACTGCAATGAGTATCTTGTGCTAGGTTGACTTGAATGATGTAACTTTGCATTTCTCTTTCCCAGCTACAAGTTCAAGGCAAACCCCATCAACCCCAAGGTTTTTTCAGACAAGGCCACCGGGCTCAAGAAGGTTGCCAAGAAGCCGTGCACAGAAGCTGTTGGTTTTGACCTTGAAACAGACCATAGAACTCAGATCAGAGAAGCCAGCAAGCAGAAGAAGGAAGAGAAGTATGAATTCCATGCAAAACCTGTTCCCACTCAAATACTAGAAAAACCTTTGGTAAGTCCGATTTATACATACCAGACAAAAAAGCATCTAATGTTAAAAGAGTTCCGGTTTTCAGCTGAAATCTCTGAAAGTGGACAGCACTTTTCTCAAGATTGGCCAGATGGCTGTGAAAAGGGCATAACGGTCTGAAATGGTGACATACACAAAATAATTTCCTTGATTGTAAATTGAACTTTCATTTTAGTACATCCACTTACAATGGCTGCAATTAATTGTATTTCCCAGCAAAGTCGTAGtgattatgaatattgataATGCCATATTGTTGTGTTACATAGTATTGGTATAATGCACTTTGATGATACTATCTGTGACGTACCCAGATTCTGCATCATATTACAGTTAACTCAATAACAGTGTAAGATCAACGAGATCTCATATGAGCAAGGGTGTGACTTTATAGGATGTCACTAACTACatactgataatatgaaaagaGTTGAAAGAGGGGAAAAGGAAACAACACAATCAGATTTTACTGAGTATAGCTGAGTGatgaagaaaatcaatctatatTTATTGCAACCCACTAAGAACTCTTTCCATCTCACATAAATTtatatagccattgtaacatGTCGTCATATTTTTCTGTGGGTATTGATAACATTAACACACCATTATGTTTCTCAGGGTCTTGGTGAGAAGAAACTGCTGCCCATCACACAACCTAAATCACCAGCATTTGCCTTGAAAAACAGAGTGAGGTTACAGAAAGAAGAGGATTCCATATTGGTAAGTTCTAGCATTGGATAGATAACCTTTGGagaattcaaaatgtcacaCTCACAGTTCATTTTCATGGAAAAGGGAAAGTTGTGCCCTGGTCGATAAATTTTTTAGGGGGGGGCAGTATAACTCTAGCATTGATACAATCTTTCAAGTTTCCTCTTAAGACTGCTATCAAAACATGATCATTAAATTGCACTGATGTCCACAGAGATCAAAACCACAAGATGTTATCGGCTGATCTGTTGGGCATTATACTGCCAAATCACATATAATGTTACCAAAGGAGAATGACAGACAATATTTTGACTTTCAGAAGGACTGATATCACCAGAAAGAACAAAAAATTCACTGGTTACAATTCTTGGGTCACTATCACCTATACAGACCCTTTTGCTTGCTGTTTTCAGTCTGTGTTTAGGATCTGTTGTTTTCTGAACAGTTTCTGC
Proteins encoded in this window:
- the LOC139147749 gene encoding LOW QUALITY PROTEIN: targeting protein for Xklp2 homolog (The sequence of the model RefSeq protein was modified relative to this genomic sequence to represent the inferred CDS: deleted 2 bases in 1 codon) — translated: MTSTDEGVWEYNAPQFIDFSEPVADDATADKYFDFDHENGVPVRFSVPAGSEVGNMNNLDISSMTNNTAKDTAKRQTLRRESYNIVKDERSGQSSCEDNVTDSETHTEKKADDEDEQVSEEKETTQGQKSGQTSCKEIVTDSETHKAKKEDEEDKPVNEEKEITQEKNTEERVPKNIATSLEAWRSKTKNSNTTVDTGKKKVLRRKARQQHIDNSEKKVAVTTQIVQGIRNTRRSPVVKSNANKPTHPRATRSLDGPLSKKPKTGNENKSLASEQKKPKLTMPSTPTTLKRNFSKPGAQSVKSSEELELEKIAEFRHNLAEKRKLAEESLKKSQSNAGHHPVRPVSHVTRPAGFHFATDDRIKSHAMETRNDVKAKNFVETLRHHPPSPVSHDPKKGPTVAKPFNFTDSRKKRKHDETQEEPAYKSMAVLINEFQSRTPDRFRLKPRSRGNTPQKSGKATQKLTIAKTPSFETRNRKRAVTAISAAEREEMEVQEMKNYKFKANPINPKVFSDKATGLKKVAKKPCTEAVGFDLETDHRTQIREASKQKKEEKYEFHAKPVPTQILEKPLGLGEKKLLPITQPKSPAFALKNRVRLQKEEDSILEEEVKPKFARPAPQPGIPFAPKLSHKTTEIQPFSFEERDKDRLAKKEEKIKQVFDEEEKARQFKAQSLPSPSIQGLPEKKPKQPTKPDRNLLVEEKGAKAADEWRKKIEDELKNQRAKASAFKAQPTTVLYSEPFVPEKTHKPLTEIEDFQLNTDKRSQQREQFEQYKKHKEQELEAEKVRRQKEETEMEADAIAKLRAEMVHKSNPIKHFKPVEVMPSTKPLTDAASPQFRTSQRLRNKRL